The Geoglobus acetivorans genome window below encodes:
- a CDS encoding NrpR regulatory domain-containing protein yields the protein MTLNRIHILILEILSESGIASSYKIAEALKAKGIHHDARTIRYHIEKLARDGLVRKHDRGASITEKGIEALKRHNVFGRLGEFSEKIEFNVYNCTFNLLEMKGTVPTDIAVIDKKWYDTTREIILKMAEAPFLISNLVVLRDEGELLGEFEVPEGSFALVVISNTLFDVIMRNAGINLYPEFAGLLYWKDGSRGVSEIISYRGTTLSPGWLFLRAGMTRVWDALNGEGYLIVAIRSFSKHAVDIARMEIEMAEAKNIRGVVELSEDKNGFPFFGMKASMTVLAGLNYLAPLFESGISGELMVNDILVDIREFADPERVFR from the coding sequence ATGACACTCAATAGAATTCATATTTTAATTCTTGAGATTCTCTCTGAAAGTGGAATTGCGAGCTCATACAAGATAGCCGAGGCTCTGAAAGCAAAGGGGATTCATCATGATGCCCGGACAATACGATATCATATTGAAAAGCTTGCCAGAGACGGTCTCGTTAGAAAGCATGACAGGGGGGCGTCGATAACTGAAAAGGGTATAGAGGCGCTGAAGAGGCACAATGTGTTCGGCAGACTGGGGGAATTCTCTGAGAAAATCGAGTTCAATGTTTACAACTGCACCTTCAACCTGCTTGAGATGAAAGGGACTGTGCCGACAGATATTGCAGTGATTGACAAAAAATGGTATGATACTACCAGAGAGATAATTCTGAAAATGGCTGAAGCTCCCTTTCTGATCTCGAACCTTGTAGTGCTGCGGGACGAGGGAGAGCTCCTCGGAGAGTTTGAAGTTCCGGAGGGGAGTTTTGCTCTCGTGGTGATCTCAAACACCCTTTTCGATGTAATAATGAGAAATGCGGGTATCAATCTGTATCCGGAATTTGCCGGATTGCTCTACTGGAAGGATGGGTCGAGAGGTGTCAGTGAGATCATCAGCTACAGAGGAACAACCCTAAGCCCCGGATGGCTCTTTCTGAGGGCAGGCATGACAAGGGTATGGGATGCACTCAACGGAGAGGGCTACCTCATTGTTGCTATCAGAAGTTTCAGCAAGCACGCAGTGGATATTGCCAGAATGGAAATCGAAATGGCTGAGGCTAAAAACATCCGGGGTGTGGTTGAACTATCTGAAGACAAAAACGGTTTTCCCTTTTTCGGCATGAAGGCCAGCATGACAGTTCTTGCCGGCCTGAACTACCTTGCACCGCTGTTTGAAAGTGGCATATCTGGCGAACTTATGGTCAATGATATCCTGGTTGACATCAGGGAATTTGCTGACCCTGAAAGGGTGTTCAGGTAA
- a CDS encoding NAD(P)H-dependent oxidoreductase has protein sequence MKILALTGTKRKGNSILAAKYIAKKLNAELDILNVTELKIEPCKACYACLFGQECMIDDDVNFVFSKLLEADFVLISSAIYWLDATGMMKALLDRMFMALPHMKELSRKKGAVIYFYGFEELRGWGANTYNILLRVLGIEPLAILPIHAALPGEALTEENVKKLDLLAEAIRKEERLKLDGQCPVCLSEVFRAKEGKLECTVCRSKLTDDLQVVETGDVLSYDWMVKHYGVLRGFKEKFIEQREVLARLREKYGV, from the coding sequence ATGAAAATTCTTGCGCTTACAGGAACCAAAAGGAAGGGCAACAGCATTCTCGCAGCAAAATATATTGCGAAAAAGTTGAATGCCGAGCTTGATATTCTGAATGTCACAGAACTCAAGATTGAGCCATGCAAGGCCTGCTATGCCTGCCTGTTTGGCCAGGAGTGCATGATAGATGATGACGTAAACTTCGTGTTCAGCAAGCTTTTAGAGGCAGATTTCGTTCTGATATCGTCTGCAATTTACTGGCTTGACGCGACCGGAATGATGAAAGCTCTTCTGGACAGGATGTTCATGGCTCTCCCACACATGAAAGAGCTGAGCAGGAAGAAGGGAGCTGTGATCTACTTCTACGGCTTTGAAGAACTCAGAGGGTGGGGTGCCAACACGTACAACATCCTGCTGAGAGTTCTGGGCATAGAACCTCTCGCCATTCTGCCAATCCACGCCGCTCTGCCCGGAGAGGCGCTCACAGAGGAAAACGTGAAAAAACTCGATCTGCTTGCGGAGGCGATTCGGAAAGAAGAAAGGCTGAAGTTAGATGGACAGTGTCCTGTTTGCCTTTCGGAGGTTTTCAGGGCAAAGGAGGGTAAGCTGGAATGCACAGTGTGCAGATCAAAGCTGACAGATGATCTTCAGGTCGTGGAGACGGGAGATGTTCTATCATACGACTGGATGGTAAAGCACTACGGCGTGCTTAGGGGATTCAAGGAAAAATTTATTGAACAGAGAGAGGTACTTGCAAGGCTAAGGGAGAAATATGGAGTTTGA
- a CDS encoding polysaccharide biosynthesis C-terminal domain-containing protein — MGAAIATVVSNAVTWVAMAVASRRLLGIFFDHGDLVKPLISSAVMVILLSLTEFTSLLDAVLKVAGGAILYFIILFLLRGIGKEDVMYLRKVLAGQQK; from the coding sequence GTGGGTGCGGCCATTGCCACGGTTGTGTCCAATGCTGTCACCTGGGTTGCGATGGCAGTTGCATCCAGAAGACTTCTTGGCATATTCTTTGATCATGGGGACCTGGTGAAGCCGTTAATTTCTTCCGCAGTTATGGTTATTCTTCTTAGCCTGACGGAGTTCACATCACTTTTGGATGCTGTTTTGAAAGTTGCTGGCGGTGCCATACTGTATTTCATCATTCTGTTTTTGCTAAGGGGTATTGGAAAAGAAGATGTGATGTATTTGCGGAAGGTGCTTGCGGGGCAGCAGAAATAA
- a CDS encoding bis-aminopropyl spermidine synthase family protein: MMRRIRNQILQALSSGPVSVYRLIDMQDASLPEFFQLVDELINEDIIRIENGNVIPTEKARRLINELGAINLDTRCKSCEGTGYVISKDFEEILKKYKEIAEKRPETVEVFDQGFISPEGVIRRVEFIYERGDLLRSRIFVVGDDDLLSIAAALTGMPEKISVIDADERLIDFINRTAEEYGLCVEAETCDVQNELPDKFRGKYDVFVTDPVETIPGLKLFLSRGVSALKGEGCSGYFGITTLEASRKKWYEIQRMIYDMGFVITDLRRKFNVYPDEEKNFFRFQDKLPVVQKFGARIDHNFYTSTLFRIEAVKKPEPLVKGRMVINEAVYKDDESWMTPY; encoded by the coding sequence ATGATGAGGAGAATACGGAATCAGATACTCCAGGCTCTTTCTTCAGGCCCTGTTTCCGTTTACAGGCTTATAGATATGCAGGATGCCAGCCTGCCAGAGTTTTTCCAGCTGGTAGACGAACTTATTAACGAAGATATAATCAGAATTGAGAATGGAAACGTAATCCCGACAGAGAAGGCAAGGAGACTGATAAACGAACTCGGAGCGATAAACCTAGATACAAGGTGCAAGAGCTGCGAAGGTACAGGATACGTGATATCCAAGGACTTTGAAGAGATTTTGAAAAAGTACAAGGAAATAGCAGAGAAACGACCTGAAACGGTTGAAGTTTTTGACCAGGGATTCATAAGCCCGGAAGGAGTCATAAGGAGGGTCGAATTCATCTATGAAAGAGGTGACCTTCTGAGGTCGAGGATTTTTGTGGTTGGCGATGATGACTTGCTCAGCATAGCAGCGGCCCTGACAGGAATGCCTGAAAAAATTAGTGTGATTGACGCTGATGAAAGGCTCATAGATTTCATAAACAGAACTGCTGAGGAATACGGGCTCTGCGTAGAGGCAGAAACCTGCGATGTCCAGAATGAGCTGCCAGATAAGTTCAGAGGCAAATACGACGTGTTTGTTACCGACCCTGTCGAAACCATCCCTGGTCTGAAACTCTTTCTCAGCAGAGGAGTTTCAGCATTAAAAGGAGAGGGATGCTCCGGATACTTCGGAATAACAACTCTCGAAGCATCGAGGAAGAAATGGTATGAGATACAGAGAATGATATATGATATGGGTTTTGTTATTACAGATCTTAGAAGGAAATTCAACGTATATCCGGACGAGGAAAAGAACTTTTTCAGATTTCAGGACAAACTACCAGTAGTTCAAAAATTTGGAGCGAGAATTGACCACAACTTCTACACATCGACACTCTTCAGAATTGAGGCGGTTAAAAAACCCGAGCCACTTGTAAAGGGAAGGATGGTAATAAACGAGGCCGTCTACAAGGACGACGAAAGCTGGATGACTCCCTACTGA
- the speD gene encoding adenosylmethionine decarboxylase: protein MIVGKHIIAELYGVAEELISHEGRVRDIVESVVEEAGLTKISSHYKQFEPYGVTGVVLIAESHISIHTWPEHGLVNLDIFTCGDTRKTDKAFELFLEKFKPESYRHYVLDRG, encoded by the coding sequence ATGATCGTAGGCAAACATATAATCGCAGAATTGTATGGTGTAGCCGAGGAGTTGATATCCCATGAGGGCAGGGTAAGAGACATTGTGGAGAGCGTTGTTGAGGAGGCGGGACTGACAAAAATCAGTTCTCATTACAAGCAATTTGAGCCATACGGTGTTACGGGTGTTGTGCTGATAGCCGAAAGCCACATTTCGATACACACTTGGCCCGAACACGGGCTTGTGAATCTCGACATCTTCACATGTGGAGATACGAGAAAGACCGATAAAGCTTTTGAGCTGTTTTTGGAGAAGTTCAAACCGGAATCCTACAGACACTACGTCCTTGACCGTGGTTAG
- a CDS encoding 50S ribosomal protein L1, which produces MLVEKSLLEEKIGEAINGAKPRKFTETVEMAVNLRNLDMKKPENRLDSLVLLPKGLGKPRKIGVFARGETALKAKEAGADVVVSPEEIDELAKNKREARKLANKVDFFIAEAPLMPEIGKKLGQVLGPRGKMPQPLPPGADPAPLIERLRNSVRVRTRDKLTFHAPIGTRDMDAADIAENAMEILKVVENKYDNAQQIVKSVYVKTTMGPAVRVI; this is translated from the coding sequence ATGCTGGTTGAGAAAAGTTTGCTTGAAGAGAAAATCGGAGAAGCAATAAATGGCGCAAAGCCAAGGAAATTCACAGAGACAGTGGAAATGGCAGTGAATCTGAGAAATCTTGACATGAAGAAACCGGAAAACAGACTTGACTCTCTTGTTCTGCTGCCAAAAGGTCTTGGAAAGCCGAGGAAGATTGGTGTTTTTGCAAGGGGTGAAACTGCGCTCAAAGCTAAAGAGGCCGGAGCTGATGTGGTCGTTTCTCCGGAAGAGATTGATGAACTTGCCAAGAACAAGAGGGAGGCAAGAAAGCTTGCGAATAAGGTGGATTTCTTCATAGCTGAGGCTCCGCTGATGCCTGAAATTGGTAAGAAACTCGGTCAGGTTCTCGGTCCGAGGGGTAAGATGCCTCAGCCATTGCCTCCTGGAGCAGACCCCGCACCGCTCATCGAGAGGCTCAGGAATTCTGTAAGGGTGAGGACGAGAGACAAGCTCACGTTTCACGCGCCCATAGGGACAAGAGACATGGATGCTGCAGATATTGCAGAGAATGCGATGGAAATCCTTAAGGTTGTTGAGAACAAATATGATAATGCACAGCAGATTGTTAAGTCTGTATATGTTAAGACAACAATGGGTCCTGCAGTGAGGGTGATCTGA
- a CDS encoding 50S ribosomal protein L10, which translates to MSAVRGKVPQWKVDAVEEIKRLFREYPVVGIAGFRGVPSSQFQSVRRDLRDEVAIRVVKNTLLKLALESLGGDYKKLEDYIEDQVAVVASKLNPFKLFKKLENTKTPSPLKPNQVSPVDVVVEAGPTNFPPGPILGEIQAAGIPAAIEKGKIVVKNTVTVVRAGEVVKPEVARALNLLEVKPIKIGLDTKALMENGIVFTPADLAIDEAQVFEDFIEAARKALNLAVNSAYVTEETAEILIQKAFLDAKNLAINAAVFEKEVMPDILAKAYSEMLAVANLLSDEALDEDLKERLSGLSVAAQQPAAEQVDEAKEEEEEEEEEPKEEEALEGLGALFG; encoded by the coding sequence ATGTCCGCAGTAAGGGGAAAGGTTCCACAATGGAAAGTGGATGCTGTTGAGGAAATTAAAAGGCTCTTCAGGGAATACCCTGTTGTTGGTATAGCGGGATTCAGGGGAGTACCCTCTTCTCAGTTTCAGAGTGTGAGAAGGGACCTCAGAGATGAGGTGGCGATAAGAGTTGTGAAGAACACTCTGCTCAAGCTTGCTCTTGAGTCTCTCGGCGGAGATTACAAGAAGCTTGAAGATTACATTGAGGATCAGGTGGCTGTCGTTGCATCCAAGCTGAACCCCTTCAAGCTCTTCAAGAAGCTTGAAAATACGAAAACTCCGTCACCATTGAAACCAAATCAGGTTTCACCTGTTGACGTTGTTGTTGAAGCTGGACCAACCAATTTTCCTCCCGGCCCAATTCTTGGAGAAATTCAGGCTGCGGGGATTCCTGCGGCGATTGAGAAGGGCAAAATTGTCGTGAAAAATACGGTTACTGTTGTCAGGGCCGGAGAGGTTGTTAAGCCTGAAGTTGCAAGAGCGCTCAACCTTCTTGAAGTTAAGCCAATCAAAATAGGGCTTGACACAAAGGCTCTGATGGAAAATGGAATAGTTTTCACTCCTGCAGATCTCGCAATTGATGAGGCACAGGTCTTTGAGGACTTCATTGAGGCTGCAAGGAAGGCACTCAACCTGGCGGTTAATTCGGCATACGTTACAGAGGAGACGGCTGAGATACTCATCCAGAAAGCATTCCTTGATGCAAAGAACCTTGCAATAAATGCTGCAGTATTCGAGAAGGAAGTCATGCCGGATATACTTGCAAAGGCATACTCGGAGATGCTTGCGGTTGCAAATCTGCTGAGTGATGAGGCTCTTGATGAAGATCTGAAGGAAAGGCTTAGCGGTTTGAGTGTTGCTGCCCAGCAACCTGCTGCGGAGCAGGTTGACGAGGCGAAGGAAGAAGAGGAAGAGGAGGAAGAAGAGCCCAAGGAAGAGGAGGCTCTTGAAGGTTTGGGTGCGTTATTCGGTTAA
- the rpl12p gene encoding 50S ribosomal protein P1 has protein sequence MEYVYAALLLHAAGKEITEENVKAVLEAAGIEVNEARVKALVAALEGVDIEEAVSKAAFAAPAVAAAPAAAPAEGAAEAEEKKEEEEEEEAKEEEALEGLGALFG, from the coding sequence ATGGAGTATGTGTATGCTGCGTTGTTGCTACATGCTGCTGGAAAGGAAATAACAGAGGAGAATGTAAAGGCTGTGCTTGAAGCTGCTGGAATCGAGGTCAACGAGGCGAGAGTTAAGGCACTGGTTGCGGCTCTCGAGGGTGTGGACATTGAGGAGGCTGTGAGCAAGGCCGCATTTGCCGCTCCTGCCGTCGCAGCCGCACCGGCTGCAGCTCCTGCCGAGGGAGCAGCAGAGGCAGAGGAGAAGAAGGAAGAGGAAGAAGAGGAAGAGGCCAAGGAAGAGGAAGCCCTCGAGGGACTCGGGGCACTCTTTGGCTGA
- a CDS encoding methyltransferase, giving the protein MKKELAIILEKLDVFRNPKIQLEQYPTPSGLAAELAVRANLIDSHVGRFIDLGCGTGILSIAFSLVGFDVFGVDRDREALLIARSNSGKAGVSVDFVQQDVRFLEVKERTGVVMNPPFGIQRRNADRIFLEKAFEIGNVVYSVHSAGSEKFVEKIAGDNGFSITHLWRYSIPLKRLYWFHEKPYKLINVEVFRMERI; this is encoded by the coding sequence ATGAAAAAGGAGCTTGCCATAATTCTTGAGAAGCTTGATGTTTTCAGGAATCCGAAAATACAGCTTGAACAGTATCCAACGCCGTCTGGATTGGCAGCGGAGCTTGCAGTCAGGGCCAACCTGATCGATTCTCACGTGGGCAGGTTTATTGACCTCGGATGCGGGACGGGGATACTCTCTATTGCTTTTTCCCTTGTGGGCTTTGATGTTTTTGGCGTGGACAGGGATAGAGAAGCTCTGCTTATTGCAAGATCCAACAGTGGAAAAGCTGGAGTCTCTGTTGATTTTGTTCAGCAGGACGTCAGGTTTCTTGAAGTCAAAGAACGGACGGGAGTGGTCATGAATCCCCCGTTTGGAATTCAGAGGAGAAACGCGGACAGAATTTTTCTTGAAAAAGCTTTTGAGATCGGGAATGTTGTGTACTCCGTGCATTCCGCTGGATCGGAAAAATTTGTGGAGAAAATTGCCGGAGATAATGGATTTAGCATCACTCATCTCTGGAGATACAGCATACCCCTTAAACGGCTTTACTGGTTTCATGAAAAACCATATAAATTGATAAACGTAGAGGTATTCAGAATGGAGAGGATTTAG
- a CDS encoding exosome complex RNA-binding protein Csl4: MFVLPGDFLGYAEEYMPGKGVYEEDGKLFAATAGKVRIEEKTISVETVKEIPELGKDDVVIGRVVDTRNSFAMVEIARKRGSERALRHYDRALLHISNMSKDYMKNVDDAVKYWDIVVARVIDNSLRLSIKEKDLGVVRAICSKCGSRLDVKKDKLKCPECGNVEKRKVSTNYGKGEW; this comes from the coding sequence ATGTTTGTGTTGCCAGGAGATTTCTTGGGATATGCGGAAGAGTATATGCCCGGAAAAGGTGTTTATGAGGAGGATGGAAAGCTTTTCGCGGCAACAGCCGGAAAAGTCAGAATAGAGGAGAAGACCATAAGTGTAGAAACTGTAAAGGAGATACCTGAGCTGGGAAAAGATGATGTTGTCATAGGCAGGGTTGTGGATACGAGGAACAGCTTTGCCATGGTGGAAATTGCAAGAAAAAGAGGGAGTGAGAGAGCTTTGAGGCACTATGACAGGGCTTTGCTTCACATCTCCAACATGAGCAAGGATTACATGAAAAACGTCGATGATGCCGTCAAATACTGGGATATTGTGGTTGCAAGGGTGATAGACAACAGCCTGAGGCTTTCCATAAAGGAAAAAGACCTCGGAGTGGTGAGGGCAATCTGCAGTAAATGTGGTTCAAGACTTGATGTTAAGAAGGATAAACTTAAATGTCCGGAATGTGGTAATGTCGAGAAAAGAAAAGTTTCAACAAATTATGGCAAAGGAGAGTGGTGA
- a CDS encoding RpoL/Rpb11 RNA polymerase subunit family protein, translated as MEVKIVELAENYARLMVKGEDHTFLNLLQHELVNDGGVVLAKYNITHPLRDEAELMIRTSGKDPLEVLKEANQRIISKIDEVLSQL; from the coding sequence ATGGAAGTAAAGATCGTGGAACTGGCTGAGAACTATGCGAGGTTGATGGTCAAGGGTGAAGATCACACATTTCTGAATCTGCTTCAGCATGAGCTTGTAAATGATGGTGGTGTCGTGCTTGCGAAATACAACATAACTCACCCTCTGAGGGATGAGGCTGAGCTGATGATTAGGACCTCAGGAAAGGACCCGCTCGAAGTTCTCAAGGAAGCGAATCAGAGGATAATTTCGAAGATTGACGAGGTCTTATCTCAGCTTTAA
- a CDS encoding HemK2/MTQ2 family protein methyltransferase, giving the protein MRGLKEFHRKFLQNCQNVYEPAEDSDLLLEAALVEINEDDVVLEVGGGSGYVSYFLKDRCRYLLSTDINPYAVKCMKKMGIECIRTYLARGIRTRFSLILFNPPYLELEEWEKKEDWLEKAIDGGKNGTEITEKFLEEIKHNLLDNGRIIIISSSHTHATLEKYLEKSEYVWKIIKRKKLFFEELYALKLKLR; this is encoded by the coding sequence ATGAGAGGCCTGAAAGAATTCCACCGGAAGTTTTTGCAGAACTGTCAAAACGTTTATGAGCCGGCAGAGGACTCCGATCTGCTTCTTGAGGCGGCGCTTGTAGAGATTAACGAAGATGATGTGGTGCTTGAAGTTGGTGGGGGGAGCGGGTATGTCTCGTACTTCCTGAAAGACAGATGCAGATACCTGCTATCGACAGACATCAACCCATATGCGGTAAAATGCATGAAGAAAATGGGAATAGAATGTATAAGGACCTACCTCGCCAGAGGTATAAGGACCAGATTTTCCCTCATCTTGTTCAACCCACCTTACTTAGAACTTGAAGAGTGGGAAAAAAAAGAAGATTGGCTTGAAAAAGCAATTGACGGCGGAAAAAATGGTACAGAAATAACTGAAAAATTCCTCGAAGAGATTAAACATAACCTCTTGGATAACGGAAGGATAATAATCATCTCTTCATCCCACACACACGCCACCCTGGAGAAATATCTCGAAAAATCAGAATACGTATGGAAGATTATCAAAAGAAAGAAGCTATTTTTCGAGGAACTCTATGCACTAAAATTAAAGCTGAGATAA
- the rsmA gene encoding 16S rRNA (adenine(1518)-N(6)/adenine(1519)-N(6))-dimethyltransferase RsmA, with amino-acid sequence MKFSKKLGQHILIDRGVVSRIIRYAELKRTDTVLEVGCGTGILTEQLLKHAGKVYGIEKDKRFVKLLENKFLGEINEGKFVLIEGDALKVEWPEFNKFVSNIPYQISSELTFRLLKRKYELAVVMYQKEFAERLVARSGKKYGRLSVVARAYATIKILEHVKAEAFRPKPKVDSSIVIIKPIPEINVKNMESFEKLVREAFSSRRKKFGKTAEKLGIDVPEDLKNERPERIPPEVFAELSKRL; translated from the coding sequence ATGAAATTCTCCAAAAAGCTCGGTCAGCACATTCTGATAGACAGAGGAGTTGTTTCGAGAATCATAAGATATGCAGAACTCAAACGAACAGATACTGTTCTTGAAGTTGGCTGCGGAACAGGTATTCTAACAGAACAGCTTCTCAAACATGCTGGCAAGGTATACGGAATAGAAAAAGACAAAAGGTTTGTCAAGCTCCTGGAAAACAAATTTCTGGGGGAGATCAACGAGGGAAAGTTTGTACTGATTGAAGGGGATGCTCTCAAGGTCGAATGGCCTGAATTTAACAAATTCGTATCCAACATACCATACCAGATCTCCTCAGAGCTTACATTCAGACTGCTGAAAAGAAAATACGAACTTGCAGTGGTTATGTACCAGAAAGAATTTGCAGAAAGACTCGTTGCAAGAAGCGGGAAAAAGTATGGAAGGCTTAGCGTTGTTGCCCGGGCCTACGCCACCATAAAAATCCTCGAACACGTGAAGGCTGAAGCCTTCAGGCCCAAACCGAAGGTTGATTCTTCAATCGTCATCATAAAGCCCATCCCGGAAATAAATGTAAAAAACATGGAAAGTTTCGAGAAGCTTGTCAGAGAGGCATTTTCCAGCAGAAGAAAGAAGTTTGGGAAAACTGCAGAAAAACTCGGAATAGATGTGCCGGAGGACCTGAAAAATGAGAGGCCTGAAAGAATTCCACCGGAAGTTTTTGCAGAACTGTCAAAACGTTTATGA
- a CDS encoding DUF655 domain-containing protein, translating into MTADRKKLEDYAYVLDFMPYGHPDSKAPIHKREPLAQVIGENYFTLLEVSIRRDKNPLIGDKVYIGKEGRDVVNKIKRRLRYEDLTPTAKSELPFVLEKIVKEQEKRFVDFFNNAGPITTRLHQLELLPGIGKKLMWNILEERKKEPFKSFEDLAGRVKGLAHPEKTIVSRIIDELKDPRIKYRLFTA; encoded by the coding sequence ATGACAGCAGACAGAAAAAAATTAGAAGATTATGCCTATGTGCTGGACTTCATGCCATACGGCCATCCCGACAGCAAGGCACCCATCCACAAAAGGGAGCCACTGGCCCAGGTGATAGGAGAAAATTACTTCACACTTCTGGAAGTTAGCATCAGACGGGATAAAAACCCGCTCATTGGAGACAAGGTGTATATCGGAAAAGAGGGGAGAGATGTTGTGAACAAAATAAAGAGAAGACTCAGATACGAAGACCTCACTCCAACAGCCAAATCCGAACTGCCTTTTGTTCTGGAAAAAATTGTCAAAGAGCAGGAAAAGAGGTTTGTGGATTTCTTCAACAATGCCGGACCGATTACAACCAGACTTCACCAGCTTGAGCTTCTGCCGGGCATAGGGAAGAAGCTGATGTGGAACATACTCGAGGAGAGAAAAAAAGAGCCTTTCAAAAGCTTCGAAGACCTTGCCGGCAGGGTGAAGGGGCTGGCACATCCTGAAAAGACCATCGTTTCAAGAATAATAGACGAGCTTAAAGACCCCAGAATAAAATACAGACTTTTTACAGCATAA
- a CDS encoding RNA polymerase Rpb4 family protein encodes MTFKEVLDFQYLTLAEAKEKLSEIVEKRKEVAELSFETRKTLNYLNAVTKLDAETSRKLVEELEKLPHVSTEIAIKIADILPDIPDEIRVIYAKERITLTPEQIQEILDIVAKYKH; translated from the coding sequence ATGACATTCAAAGAAGTTCTTGATTTCCAATATCTCACCTTAGCTGAAGCAAAGGAGAAGCTCTCGGAAATAGTTGAAAAAAGAAAGGAAGTTGCTGAGCTTAGCTTTGAGACTAGAAAAACCCTCAATTATCTGAATGCCGTCACAAAACTTGATGCCGAAACCTCAAGAAAACTTGTTGAAGAACTTGAGAAACTTCCACATGTTTCAACCGAAATAGCAATAAAAATTGCGGATATTCTTCCAGACATCCCCGACGAAATTAGAGTTATTTACGCAAAGGAAAGAATAACCCTGACCCCCGAACAGATTCAGGAGATTCTTGATATAGTCGCCAAATATAAACATTGA
- a CDS encoding 50S ribosomal protein L21e, with amino-acid sequence MGYSKSHGFRFKSGRKLRKRVRERGIKIRKVIQTFEIGQTVHIDIEPASHRGMPHPRFQGRTGKIVGIRGRAYLVEITDGGKKKIIFARPEHLKPQGA; translated from the coding sequence ATGGGATATAGCAAATCACACGGGTTCAGATTCAAGTCGGGTAGGAAGCTCAGAAAAAGAGTGAGAGAAAGGGGCATTAAAATAAGAAAAGTGATTCAGACATTTGAAATCGGTCAGACCGTTCATATCGACATCGAACCGGCATCACACAGAGGGATGCCCCATCCGAGATTTCAGGGAAGAACCGGGAAGATAGTTGGAATCAGGGGGAGAGCTTACCTCGTGGAAATAACAGACGGGGGTAAGAAGAAGATAATCTTCGCACGGCCTGAACATCTGAAGCCTCAGGGGGCCTGA